One Platichthys flesus chromosome 14, fPlaFle2.1, whole genome shotgun sequence genomic region harbors:
- the arf1 gene encoding ADP-ribosylation factor 1, whose protein sequence is MGNLFMKLFKFGHKEMRILMVGLDAAGKTTILYKLKLGEIVTTIPTIGFNVETVEYKNINFTVWDVGGQDKIRPLWRHYFQNTQGLIFVVDSNDRERCAEAREELLRMLGEQDLQDAVVLVFANKQDLPNAMNAAELTDKMNLHSLRNRRWYIQATCATTGDGLYEGLEWLSSQLKNNS, encoded by the exons ATGGGGAATTTATTTATGAAGCTATTTAAGTTTGGGCACAAGGAGATGAGGATCCTCATGGTCGGTCTGGATGCTGCTGGAAAGACCACAATTCTGTACAAGCTCAAACTTGGAGAGATTGTGACGACCATCCCCACGATAG GTTTTAATGTGGAGACAGTGGAGTACAAGAACATTAATTTCACAGTGTGGGATGTTGGAGGTCAAGATAAAATTCGACCGCTGTGGCGTCATTACTTCCAGAACACACAGG GCCTCATCTTCGTTGTGGACAGCAATGACAGAGAGCGCTGTGCGGAGGCTCGGGAAGAGCTCTTACGAATGTTGGGAGAGCAAGACCTGCAGGATGCTGTGGTCTTAGTCtttgcaaacaaacaa GACCTTCCAAATGCGATGAATGCTGCAGAGCTCACAGACAAGATGAATCTTCACTCCCTCAGAAACAGACGCTGGTACATCCAGGCAACCTGTGCCACCACCGGAGATGGTCTGTACGAGGGACTGGAGTGGTTGTCAAGTCAGCTCAAGAACAATTCATGA